The Armatimonadota bacterium genome includes the window GGGGGAAGCCCGGGCCACCGCCGCCCTGATTAGGAAGACCTTCTGGGTAATACTGCTTGTTGCGCTTGCGTGGCTGTGGTACTCGTCGCTATGGGGAGACGTCATCCGTACGGATTCGGGGATAAACATCGGGAGACTCTCGATGGTCGAGCGGTCCGGATTGCCCTGCATTGAGGGCACGGCGAGGAACAAGTCGGGCAGGAAGTACCACGAGGTCAGCATCACCTTTAGACTGCTCGATGCGTCCGGTCGTGTCGTCGGCACGGCTGGGGACAAGACCCTCGATCTTGAAGAAGGGGCCAGATGGAAGTTCTCGGCGCGTGCAACGACGAGTAACTTCGAACAGATGAAGTTCGATGGCGTCACCGCGAAGTGATGCGCTATTCTCATGCGGCAGCAAGCGACATCGGTTGTCAACCGGCATGCGATCTCGACACATTGTCGGCATCCGATCTCGCCCCGCCGCCGCACGCTCAGCAAAATGGGTCACCGTTCGACGCCGACTATGCGCTTAGCAGGGTCACGGTTGCACGCCGAGTCACAAACGCGTGATTCCTGCATGCTGTGATATGGCAAATCCCGCTCACCTTACATTAGCAATGAGTCCAGTACATCGGGCGGCCGCGACCGCAGATAGTTCCTGAATGAATGGAGGAAGGGGAGCCAGATATTTCGGACGCACCTTCCTGCCTCGTTCATCATCCTCTCACTTCGAATCCTGTTCGCCACGATATTGTCGTGGAGGATGTTTCGTGCTTCCGGTCGCAAATGATAGGGTGATCAGCACTTCAGGCGAAACCGGCGGCGCGGACATTCTTCCTCCACGAGCCGCAGACATCCAGGAGGCCGCATCGTGGACAATCGGCTTGGATTCACAAGACGCGATTTCATCAAGACCCTGGGCGCGGCATCGGTCTCGCTGCTTGCGTCGAGAAGAGGAGAAGCCGTGCCTGAGCCGAGGAAGCCAAACCTGATCTTCGTGCTCGCCGACCAACTGCGCTACCAGTCGTGCGGTTTCGCGGGCGACTCTAGGGCGAGGACGCCGCGTCTCGACTTCTTCGCTGGGGAGAGTGTCAGCTTCCGGAACGCAGTCTCCGGCCATCCGGTGTGCTCGGCGTACCGGGCGTCGCTCTTCACCGGCAAGTACACCACCTCGACCGGCATGGTCATCAACGAACTGCGCATGAATCCGAACCACGATTGCCTCGCCCACGTGCTGACGCGCAGCGGCTACGACACTTCTTACATAGGCAAGTGGCATCTGTGGGCCAACGAACTCGGCAACCACCGCGATCCGAAGAACTCCTTTACACCGCCCGGCCCCTATCGTCTCGGGTTTGACGGTTTCTGGGCGTCATACGGCTTCAACCACGAGTATTACAGCGGCTACTATCATACCGACTCGCCCGCGCAGATACCGGTTGAGGGCTATGAGCCCGACTTCCAGACCCGGCTGGCCATCGAGCGGATCGAGCACCATGCCCGTGAAGACAAGCCGTTCGCCCTGTTCCTCTCGTTCGGCACACCGCACAGCCCGTGGGGTAGGAACAACGTGCCTCCGGAGTATCTCTCGATGTTTGCCGATGACCCGGTGGGGGTGGGTTTCGACTATCCGCCGAACTACAAACCGGAGAACGATCCCTATTCCGACAACTGGGGAATCTTCAAGAGCCCGGCCGAAAGGTCCGCCCTGCTTGACTGGATGCGCGTCTACTATGCGATGACGGCCAACTTGGACTGGAACTTCGGCAGGCTCATGAAGGCTGTTGAGACTGCCGGTATTCGGCACAACACGATCGTAGTCTTCACCTCCGATCACGGCGACATGCTCGGCGCCCAGGGTCGGCTGGCGAAGAACATCTTCTACGAGGAGGCCGTCCGAGTCCCGTTCCTCGTTCGCCTTCCCGGGAAGACACCCCCCGGACTCATAAGCGACGCCTGCCTGAATACGCCGGATATCATGCCGACGCTTCTCTCGATGATCGGCCTGCCGATTCCCGACAAGGTGGAAGGCACGGATCTGAGCCACTGCGCCTTCGGCAAGCGCGGCCCCGAGCTGGAGGCCGCGTTCATGCAGAACACCGGGGCTTGCGCGAGTTGGGAAGACGGCTACGAATGGCGCGCG containing:
- a CDS encoding FxLYD domain-containing protein; protein product: MTNDTKHVICARCQAENTPGDPNCFACGCVFADADLDAASRVESAEQAPPDDSRSAARPVRDLMGEARATAALIRKTFWVILLVALAWLWYSSLWGDVIRTDSGINIGRLSMVERSGLPCIEGTARNKSGRKYHEVSITFRLLDASGRVVGTAGDKTLDLEEGARWKFSARATTSNFEQMKFDGVTAK
- a CDS encoding sulfatase → MPEPRKPNLIFVLADQLRYQSCGFAGDSRARTPRLDFFAGESVSFRNAVSGHPVCSAYRASLFTGKYTTSTGMVINELRMNPNHDCLAHVLTRSGYDTSYIGKWHLWANELGNHRDPKNSFTPPGPYRLGFDGFWASYGFNHEYYSGYYHTDSPAQIPVEGYEPDFQTRLAIERIEHHAREDKPFALFLSFGTPHSPWGRNNVPPEYLSMFADDPVGVGFDYPPNYKPENDPYSDNWGIFKSPAERSALLDWMRVYYAMTANLDWNFGRLMKAVETAGIRHNTIVVFTSDHGDMLGAQGRLAKNIFYEEAVRVPFLVRLPGKTPPGLISDACLNTPDIMPTLLSMIGLPIPDKVEGTDLSHCAFGKRGPELEAAFMQNTGACASWEDGYEWRALRSKRYTYAVYRRDRKELLFDNRNDPYQLRNLADAAESRLIMQRFRGILKRRMGELDDVFEASTWYRDNWTEDRVITRVR